The genomic region TTTCAGGGAAATGAGTCCCTTCCTTTAACAGTCCAATCATATCGACGTCATAAAAATTTTGATTTATTGCTTTTTGAAGGATATGACAATATTAATGAAGTGGAACGTTTTAAAGGGGCGACTTTAAAAGTAGCAGCAGATCAGCTTGGGGAGCTTGAAGAAGGAGCTTATTATTTTCATGAAATTATTGGCTGTACCGTTACGGCTACAACTGGTGAAGAGCTTGGAAAAGTGAAGGAAATATTAGTACCAGGAGCAAATGATGTGTGGGTTGTAAAAGGAAAGAAAGGTGAAATTTTAATTCCTTATATTGATGATATTGTTGATATGATTGATGTGAAGAATAAGCATATTATTATAAAACCGATGGAAGGGTTATTTTAATGAAGATAGACGTTTTATCATTATTCCCCTCAATGTTTGAAGGAGTTTTAAACGAATCGATCTTAAAGAAAGCAAAAGACAAAGGTGCTGCATCATACTCGGTGGTCAATTTTAGAGACTATTCTAGCAATAAGCATAAATCCGTCGACGATTATCCATATGGTGGGGGAGCAGGAATGGTCTTAACTCCACAACCTATTTTTGATGCAGTGGCAGAGCTAAACAAAAATAATCCAGAAGGAAATAAACCGAGGGTTATTTTATTGTGTCCACAAGGTGAGCGATATTCTCAAAGTAAA from Bacillus spongiae harbors:
- the rimM gene encoding ribosome maturation factor RimM (Essential for efficient processing of 16S rRNA), giving the protein MEKWFNVGKVVNTHGVRGEVRVISSTDFPEERYAVGSTLYLFQGNESLPLTVQSYRRHKNFDLLLFEGYDNINEVERFKGATLKVAADQLGELEEGAYYFHEIIGCTVTATTGEELGKVKEILVPGANDVWVVKGKKGEILIPYIDDIVDMIDVKNKHIIIKPMEGLF